A single window of Sphingobacterium sp. ML3W DNA harbors:
- a CDS encoding FecR family protein gives MNRPSEEMLIRFFRGQCPPDEEKAVKIYLAMNTDKEYVEACLRMAFPDLFGEHDPNITQGELDRLWNKLEAKQQAYPIKRIPHKRWYAYAAAVAFLVMSSVVLFLFKGKTTNMDSTELAWNEMRAGAGNIRTVKLADSSTVILFPGSVLSIAADFNKTDRQVKLLGRAFFQVNHNRAKPFYVSAQGLTTRVLGTSFEINASTIAAENIITLHSGKISVSHIGKEIAQLTPDQQIRFSTKTGQFNVSPVHAVGTIGWLNGELDYDQTSLGTIIYDLEKWYGINIRTSNPLILRQKVTISFKDLQVTSVLNMLSKSANFGYTIKDKQVMIKERGMERD, from the coding sequence ATGAACAGACCAAGCGAAGAAATGCTCATCAGATTTTTCCGGGGACAATGCCCGCCGGATGAAGAAAAGGCGGTTAAAATCTACCTTGCCATGAATACGGATAAGGAATATGTAGAGGCCTGCCTTCGTATGGCTTTCCCAGATTTGTTCGGCGAGCATGATCCCAACATTACCCAAGGAGAACTTGACCGATTATGGAATAAGCTGGAAGCAAAGCAACAGGCTTATCCTATAAAAAGAATACCGCATAAAAGGTGGTATGCGTATGCAGCGGCAGTCGCCTTTTTGGTTATGAGCAGTGTCGTGCTTTTCCTGTTCAAAGGGAAAACGACAAATATGGACTCCACAGAATTAGCCTGGAACGAGATGCGCGCAGGAGCGGGGAATATCAGGACAGTTAAACTGGCGGACAGCAGTACCGTTATTTTATTCCCCGGGTCAGTGCTTAGTATCGCAGCTGATTTTAACAAAACGGACAGGCAGGTTAAACTTTTAGGACGTGCATTCTTCCAGGTAAACCATAACAGGGCCAAGCCTTTTTATGTAAGTGCGCAGGGATTAACGACCAGGGTATTAGGTACGTCGTTTGAAATTAATGCATCGACCATAGCTGCCGAAAATATCATTACGCTCCATAGCGGAAAGATTAGCGTAAGCCATATTGGTAAAGAAATAGCCCAGTTAACGCCCGACCAACAAATCCGGTTCAGCACAAAGACCGGGCAATTCAACGTCAGCCCTGTTCATGCAGTCGGAACCATCGGTTGGTTAAATGGAGAATTAGACTATGACCAGACATCGTTGGGTACAATTATATACGACCTTGAAAAATGGTATGGCATAAATATCAGGACAAGTAATCCATTAATATTAAGGCAAAAGGTGACCATTAGTTTTAAAGACCTTCAAGTTACCTCTGTTTTAAATATGTTATCCAAATCTGCGAATTTCGGTTATACGATCAAAGATAAACAGGTCATGATAAAGGAAAGGGGGATGGAAAGGGATTAA
- a CDS encoding RNA polymerase sigma-70 factor, producing MARKIIEEHIADWLNGNDSVYKSIFDYYYPKLFPSCLKSVKQGEDCEEIVMNILLNIWQHRKKLLQVEEFERYIFTVLRNQVADYHRKNILETKDIETVPLDQLGSIDHPELSFKELQGIYMEAVNKLPEKRREVFLMSREQGLTHQQIAQENNISVNTVNNHIKSAMKIIRDDMSEYAEVLPLIMLVASATVIA from the coding sequence ATGGCAAGAAAAATCATTGAGGAACATATAGCAGATTGGCTTAATGGCAATGACAGTGTTTATAAAAGCATCTTTGACTATTACTACCCCAAGTTATTTCCTTCCTGTTTAAAGTCTGTAAAGCAGGGCGAAGACTGCGAAGAAATCGTTATGAATATATTGTTGAACATTTGGCAGCATAGAAAAAAGCTGTTGCAGGTGGAGGAATTTGAAAGATATATTTTTACTGTTTTAAGAAACCAGGTTGCCGATTACCACCGCAAGAACATTTTAGAAACCAAAGATATTGAAACCGTTCCGCTGGATCAACTGGGTAGTATCGATCATCCTGAATTATCGTTTAAAGAACTGCAAGGTATTTATATGGAAGCAGTAAATAAACTGCCCGAAAAGCGGCGAGAAGTATTCCTGATGAGTCGTGAGCAGGGATTGACCCATCAGCAGATCGCCCAAGAGAACAACATCAGTGTCAATACGGTGAACAACCACATCAAATCTGCGATGAAAATCATCCGTGACGATATGAGCGAATACGCGGAAGTCTTGCCACTAATTATGCTGGTCGCATCTGCTACTGTAATAGCATAA